From Nycticebus coucang isolate mNycCou1 chromosome 6, mNycCou1.pri, whole genome shotgun sequence, the proteins below share one genomic window:
- the LOC128588718 gene encoding plasminogen activator inhibitor 1 RNA-binding protein-like has protein sequence MFCRALPTAPGRAAHGLLSPAPSSVLPSCPSTASRSAESGELHVLRRPLRPSPVRGGCRASWAGCAPGCHVGPRSACSACSLFPTCAGSADCLELCILTAGSRWSKKSKRVGISRVGRRPDQQLQGEGKIVDRRPERRPPRERRVEKPLEEKGEGGEFSVGRPIIDRPIRGGGGLGRGRGGRGRGMGQGDGFDSCGKREFDRHSGSDRSGLKHEDKRGGSGSHNWGTVRDALTDLDQSNVTEKTPEGEEHPVADTENKENEVEEVKEEGPKEMTLDKWKAIQNKDRAKVEFNIQKPNEGADGQWKKGFVLHKSKSEEAYAEDSLMDHHFQKPANDITSQPEIDFGDLGGPGRGGRGGRGGRGHGGRPNRGSRTDKSRASAPAVDDLEAFPALA, from the exons atgttttgcCGCGCCCTTCCCACCGCTCCTGGGCGGGCCGCGCACGGGCTGCTGTCGCCTGCTCCCAGCTCCGTCCTGCCATCTTGTCCCAGCACCGCGTCGCGGAGCGCGGAGTCGGGGGAGCTGCACGTGCTCCGGCGCCCTCTCCGCCCTTCACCTGTGCGGGGCGGCTGCCGGGCCTCGTGGGCGGGGTGCGCGCCCGGTTGTCACGTCGGTCCCCGAAGCGCCTGCAGCGCCTGCAGCTTGTTCCCCACGTGTGCGGGAAGCGCG GATTGTCTGGAATTGTGCATCCTTACTGCTGGCTCGCGGTGGTCGAAAAAGAGCAAAAGAGTTGGAATAAGTCGTGTTGGAAGAAGACCTGATCAACAACTTCAGGGTGAAGGAAAAATTGTTGATAGAAGACCAGAAAGGCGACCACCTCGTGAACGAAGAGTTGAAAAGCCACTTGAAGAAAAGGGTGAAGGAGGCGAATTTTCAGTTGGTAGACCGATTATTGACCGACCTATTCGGGGTGGTGGTGGTCTTGGGAGAGGTCGAGGAGGCCGTGGACGAGGAATGGGCCAGGGAGATGGATTTGATTCTTGTGGCAAACGTGAATTTGACAGGCACAGTGGAAGTGATAGATCTGGCCTGAAGCATGAGGACAAGCGTGGAGGTAGCGGATCTCACAACTGGGGAACTGTCAGAGATGCATTAACTGACTTGGATCAATCAAATGTGACTGAGAAGACACCTGAAGGTGAAGAGCACCCAGTGGCAGACACTGAGAATAAGGAGAACGAAGTTGAAGAGGTAAAGGAAGAGGGTCCAAAAGAGATGACTTTGGATAAATGGAAGGCTATTCAAAATAAGGACCGGGCAAAAGTAGAATTTAATATCCAAAAACCGAACGAAGGTGCTGATGGACAGTGGAAGAAGGGATTTGTACTTCATAAATCAAAGAGTGAAGAGGCTTATGCTGAAGATTCCCTTATGGACCATCATTTCCAGAAGCCAGCGAATGACATAACATCCCAGCCAGAAATCGATTTTGGAGATCTTGGCGGCCCAGGACGTGGTGGCAGGGGAGGACGAGGTGGGCGTGGGCATGGTGGACGTCCCAACCGTGGCAGCAGGACTGACAAGTCGAGGGCATCTGCTCCTGCCGTGGATGACCTGGAGGCATTCCCAGCTCTGGCATAA